The following coding sequences lie in one Oryctolagus cuniculus chromosome 7, mOryCun1.1, whole genome shotgun sequence genomic window:
- the LOC100353361 gene encoding large ribosomal subunit protein eL43-like produces MAKRTKKVGIVGKYGTRYGASLRKMVKKIEISQHAKYTCSFCGKTKMKRQAVGIWHCGSCMKTVAGGAWTYNTTSAVTVKSAIRRLKELKDQQRCHMRHQQPIINGLIYIKFFFLNSHLNYFFLKNNFSLIGESFPELSSQPISFFFIQSLL; encoded by the coding sequence ATGGCGAAACGCACCAAGAAGGTCGGGATCGTGGGTAAATACGGGACCCGCTATGGCGCCTCCCTCCGGAAGATGGTGAAGAAGATTGAGATCAGCCAGCATGCCAAGTACACTTGCTCCTTCTGCGGCAAAACCAAGATGAAGAGACAAGCCGTGGggatctggcactgtggctccTGCATGAAAACAGTGGCTGGTGGTGCCTGGACATACAACACCACTTCTGCTGTCACAGTGAAGTCTGCGATCAGAAGACTGAAAGAATTGAAAGACCAGCAGAGGTGCCATATGAGACATCAGCAGCCTATAATAAATGggttaatttatataaaatttttttttctcaatagtCATCTGaactacttctttttaaaaaataatttcagtttaATTGGTGAATCTTTTCCTGAACTTTCTAGTCaacccataagttttttttttattcagtctcTGTTATGA